The nucleotide sequence CGCTTCACATTGTGTGATATATCAAAAAGCGCTCAAATTATTTCGAATGTATTATATGATCAGACTGTGTTATAATGTCATGTATGCTGGCTATGTACGGCGAAAATAATTACTCTTCAGACAAAAGCCGCTCCGTGAGGTTGGAGAGCCCTTATGGGTATTAAACTCGTCACGTGGTACAAAGAGACCTCAGAgataatttgtttgtttttgaaaagtagCATATGTTTTGCTATATATTTGCCACGGATGATATGTCCTTGAAACACCGCGCATCTATCTACCATATTTGAACAAAAGTAAAAAAtggtatttttaaattgataacAGAATATTATTGTCTAGCTTTCTTGTAGTCCGTGGATACCAGTACTAAGAATGGGAAGATTCGCGTTTTACAAGTCAGTATATCTTATAACGCAACTATAAATAACCTCGAAATTTCACGTTTTCCGAATGTCTGTGCATTAGTGAAATCGCGCCAGAGTACCAGAGGACGCTGGAGTGTATTTTGACAAATCTTTTGTGAAAGAGGAGTAGAATTCCATTAgatgaattcataaaaaaaacttgataaaGTTGGAGAGAATGAATATTCTCTGACTCAAGTAAATTTGCTATTCTCATGGGCATGTGAATTGTAGAATAACCTACATTTGGTTAACTTGTTTTATATAACCCCTTTTACAGATTTAGTTatctacaaatatatttattcaatgatTCTTCCATGATAAATCGGTACTTGCTTATAGCGGAATAGgattttttcaatgaaaaattgaaaaatgtattcTACACTCTTGTTATGGCTTCCAATTTGTATTTGCATACACGTGTACCATGCAAACGGAGGTGAggcatatattttgaataaacataaaatatcCAATGACCAATTTGAAGTTTAGTATATATATGAGAGGTTTTATTGATTATATtcgattatatttattttcataaattagtGCCAATCAAAAAACATGAAGTAACAATTTGACATCGAATACCTGAAGAGTTTCACTTTCTTACATTTAAgatattgataatatttttttatagcaCCATGTGACAAACTACCAGGCGATACTTCATTCGATTCTGGAGAGGTGTTTGAAAACGCACCTACGGGAGTTATTGCAACGACATTAGGTCTTGAAGGATCCGTTGGTGACTTCACACTAATGTTAACCGGCGATttggataaatattttgaagcagtaggaaaagaaataaaagttaaaaacgggAGTGCGCTGACCAGAGACGACCCAAAGTTGAAGAACCCAAGCCGTGCAGAACGAATATCCATTAGTGGGAGTGTGCAATGCTATATAGGGCTATCCTTCGAGGCAAGTATATaggcaaattttgaaatatatttcaattcaaatgttttattaaaCAGCATAATGAAGAGATTCAAGATGGAAGAAATCAAAACATAAATGATAGACACATACATAATTTATACGTGCATaaataaaattctatttttgataTGATACTTCGTTTAGGTGAATTACGCTGCCCGCATTGATATGAATTACATCAACAAATACAACCCCACAATCATCTCAGACGATTCGAAAAATCAGAGTGAGGTGAGGTGATGGTCTTCTACGTCTGTGTGACTCGTTAGTTTATAAGTACAATAAcgatttatattttaaagtaaTCGATAAAAAGTACCCAACTCTGGCTATTACTTTTTCAGATCCAAAATAATCTTCTATAGAGGCAAAACTGTAATACAAACAcctatatatatgtaaaaaactatgtatgaaaattgtaatataaTGATATATAATACACGGTTACTGTGAGCCACTAtacacattatatatatatatatatatatatatatatatctaatatagTGTCCACATCTTTGACTTGTATATTATTCAATACCACTGGAGTACACTAGCAAGACATGTTTTATGTGGTAGTGGAGCATAATACTCGAAATTTTACAAATGTGAAATGCGCGATCAACGCCCTGCCCCATGTATAATAACTACTATAATCTTACAAAATGTATTGAGAAAGGCAATGTCATAACAGTGGAATCTGTTCTCCTGACGTTATCACACCTAAAAAGTTTTTGTCGTCATGCCCTTGCAAGTTTTCTCATTTTTTCATGGAATTTAGTTGGTAGAAGTTCTCCTCTCAAAGATCACCAGTTAAGATGAATTTCTCATCTTTCACAATCTACATGATAGCTATCATGTCCCAATAGTAGCTCATGACATTTCATTGGGTGCTCATGACTACTTTCAGGGAGATTTATAAAGATTTCCATTTTCCGAAATTAGTTTTAACCATGTAacacctttatttaattttgagaaaatCAAAAGAAAATATGAGCATTCAGGCAGAGCATATTTGTTTCAGTATGTTGCTGTTGGAGCAGTTATCCCTTTCCCTATAAACGCTGGAAGTGAAGGTTCTGGAGACCCATCGACAGACACCAATGTTTTTGAGATTTCGAGTCAAAATCCCGCCGATATTTTCAACATATCCGATAAGGGAGTACTAACTCTTGCCAAGGATCTGGATTATGCTAAATACAAAACACATACAATTAATCTGTAAGTATACAGCGCAGCATGggattttattgttttcttgATAAATTATATTGTTCTATCTCTAGATAAATTCATTTCTTGCGCGTCTTTTTATGATTGCGTGCAGGTAACTTTTTTTAACTCATTGAtaaactcaaatatatatattatttatatattatgacaatgaaataatataaattgaattaaaattgattaaaaggAGGAAGTATAGCTTGAATGCAAAATCTGAGTTTCACCATTCTGTCATAAATATCATTACTTAATAAGATAGTATAGGATTTATTTCGTACGAAACCcattttttcttaaaataatttcatttaggTTACTGAAGAACACTGGCTTAGACAATATGGGAAATGATAAAACTCTAGCAGCTGCCAAGACAATAACTATTATTATACAAGATTATGATGACCTACCTCCAGTATTTCTACCATGTGATGGAGACGTTTGTCAACCTCTATATTCCTTGAACATAAATGTTGGTCAGGTGAGCAACCCAGACCATATAAATAGTGGGAATTAAGCAATACTTCAATTTAGATAATAAAGCTTTCTAAAGGAAGTTGATGTGCAGattgttttgttaaattttcgTTCTTGTTAGATTAATCGTTACTTTGTTTCAAGCACTACGACAGTCGGTAGTCGAAGATGTGAGTGTATTTTTGAATgctattgttttattttcaattctatTAATATGAAATTGTGACATTAGTGTTTTCCCGATGCTTACTTTTCGCATTTCTGTTTCATAGTTACAAAACGGCTGAAGTATGCATAATTGCATGACGTCAGCGGTAAGCTGGTCTCTTGTTAACACAAGCAAGTTAGGAGTATTTTTAATACCTATTAATGACAGATTGTGTCACTAGTCAAAAAGTAACGTTTCTTTTTAGTCGACGGGGTCCTTGAATGTTGAACCGGGCCCAATTGAAGCAAAAGACGGTGACATTGGAATAAATCAGGATATACTATACAGCTTTATCAgtggtaaaaaaaaacattatttttcagtAGAAGTAAAATACTATTTTGAAAACAGTTGAAATTCAGGTTTCCCAGATTATTTAAACTTTAAAATACATCACATCAAcactttcgaatattttttttatattattatttcagaaGTGATTTTATGCCAAAAATAAAACCGTATTCATTGTATACACAGGAACTCCAGAGGATTACGCGACATATCTTGATATTAATAACGTAACAGGAGAAGTAACGCTCAAAACACCCATCATCAGTCCTACCACATATACAATTGCTGTTAAAGCGCAACAAACCAATAGGGCAGACCGCTTTGCTGTTACTTATTTACAGGTTTGTAGCGTTCCTCTTCAATTCTATATCAAAGTCATTCAAAACCCTATAGCAGGGATGGGCAAATTGTTTTAGTATAGGAGCTGCCCgcagcaagtcagaaatatgtgaaaGCCGCAAAATTTTAGAATACCGTTAAttaacagaaaataaattttacagtcGACGCAGTGCGAACGAATTTTGTCACATGTTCATTTGTAAAAGTTGCAcggaattttgatttttcaatccATTGCTGAGATTAAATCATTGTAACTGTTACATTGGCAGTTGGTAATATTTTGGGAGATGTGCCTTTGTGTGCGAAACCATCATTTTGAGTGTTGGTCGCCGAAGCTGTGTAGATCCAAGACTACAACAACATcagcaatattttatttcacaaaatcacAATCTGAGTATGGGTGTTTAGCACGAGCAATATTTCATGATATAACAAGAATAGCTTCGGTTGTTGCATCGTATTTATTGCGAAATTAtatcataaatttgaaaaacattttgaattacCACTCCAAAATTCATAAATAATGTTCTGGCTCAAATTGAGCCAGAGCCAGGGTGCTGAACAATGTAAATTTTTGGGGAACATTTGGCACATCCGAACGATATTTTGTGCTCTAGTTCTTTACATTCATTCAAGCCTTCGTTATGTGTTGCTGACTGACTGTGTTAGCATTCTACAGAAAAGCCAAGGAGAATCCAATTTCAGTTGACATTTTTTTTCAGGCGATAGCGACTGCGAAAGATGAACATCCACCTACATTCAGTGAAACATCTTACAGCGGCGGAGTTGTGAACGATGGAAGTGATATTTTGTTCGTGTACAAAACTGGGTCCACGGACTTACTGCAGCTTGTAGCAACGGACGGCGACGATGCAAATGTAAGTAAATCAACTGCTTGGGTGTAGCAACTTTGGTATTATTGGAGTTGCAAATTTGTTTaagtaaaaatactttttaCATTGAAATGAGTGATGAATATTTATATTGTCTTTAGCAAAAATTGAGCCTTTTGATTTTTTATGCTGTtgctggaaatttttttgttttattttcaaatttacattttttacgaCCCACTGCGACGACGCCAAGGTTGTGCGGTTTCACAAATCTCGATGTATGTTGAGAAAGTTTCTTTCCTCGTCGGTTAAAGGGGAACTTGttatatatcatattatatAATATGTACATAATATATACCTTTTTTCAGGCAACCATTATCTTCACAACAAAAGATCCGACTCCTTACCAAATATCGAGTGAAGGATATATATTCGTACGAAGTTCGCAGCTAAGTACAACTAGAAGTACCTCggtgaatattttaatttaaaaaccacttatgaatatacaaacaaacgttGGAAGTTATTGTCGAATTATTTATATTCAGAGCGATTTGAAAATTGTTGCAGTGAACGTATATGCTGATACCACTTCATCTAACCGAGAAAGTGCTCCTATCACAGTGAGCATTGCTGTTACAGAAggtaatatattaataataatatcataTGCGTCCATGCAACATTATTACAGTTATTCGTGGTTGGGGGAACATTATTCAATTAgctgtcaaatttttcattcaaacgCATCATCATCTGGAAAATCAATCAATATGTATTTCGCTTTAATCCCAGATGATAAGTAGTCACATTTGCTCATAGAATTAGCTTTGCTGTATCCCGAGAAAACTAGTTTCTCTAGAAATATGAAAACAACAAGAGGAGTCACTGTTGTTCATTCTACAAATATTATTCACACACTACTAAAAAGAAGTGAATTCACTTCGCAGTGATACTCAACGCGCTCTTTGTAAGCTTTCAGCTGCATCTTCTATTCCAATCATTGGTGCACATAGATAATCACAGTATTTATACCGTATATTTATGTAATTATTTTGGTCAATTTTGGTGTTGTATTGTGAGTGCAATGATATAACTGAAACACACCAATTTTGTTAATTCAAATTGacaaatgtttgaaataaatttaataacgaCCGACAGTTACGACACAACAAACCACAGAGGGAACGACAGAGCCTATAACAACAGAAGCTTCCACAAGTAAGTGTAGTTAATAGCAATAAATGGGGATTGGCAGTTAATTTAGTAGTAGCTAGGGCAGAATAACAGATGGTATTTTCGGTGTGTCATACACgccttttatataataaaaataaaatccttTTTAATACCCCAAACGCGGTTAGGCGGAGTTTGGTGATGTAGGTTTCgtagaaaaaatttatttacaaaaaggTGGAAATGCgcgtataatattaaaaaaaaaatgctactTGCATTGCTTAtagatcaattttttttaacattatgACAGATGTCTCATCAATAATTTCCTGTCGTTTAGTgtgatcatttaaaaaaaaaaatcgaaagaatgttgaatatttattactttAGATTGTACTCAAATAGGCAATTACTTTCTAAATGAGTATAGCAGTTTTTCTTATCGATTCAATTTACTTTTCTACTATGTAATACAGCTGTAGAGCCTACAACACCAGTGGCAACTACTATTCCCACCACAGAACCCACTACTACATTTATAGATACTACAAGTAAGAGGATATATGAATAAAGCTAAACATATGAATCACGTTATATGCCTATTCTAAGTTTTCATTTGAGAAGGTATGTTTCGTTTGAGGTATTAATTaaggcaatatttaaaaaaaattccctcAATAACAAACTGATCTGAAAAGTGACACAAAATTGGCTTTTATATATGAATGATTACTTGTCACTATTTGACAGTGGTCACTTAGCACGacaaatatgtttaaaaaattcaatgatgttttcatatttttagaaatataaTCAGGCATTGCTTTTGTTGAATATATCGCTTCGATAATGTTGGTTTACTCACCGACATTTGTTTACCTCCAAAAACTTGAATGAGATCCATAATAGTCATAATCGACTGAGAATTGAGCATTTTTCTAGTGGGCTGTGCTTTTACAagaaaaatagttgtgaaataCATGATATCTTTGCATGCCAATCGATATAATTTCTTACTATCAACTTCAGCTGTAGAGCCTACAACACCAGCAGCGACTACTGTCCCCACTACAGAACCCACCACATTCATTGATTCGACAAGTAAGATAATTTAAGCAGTTGCCCGAATTCCTTGTTtcttttgatttcaaatttgcttggaataaatgaaataatacaaatatgTGTTTGTGTCGGCGCTTATTATATTCTATAAACTAAATTACCGATGTGAAAACTATTAAATGCAattcaatgtgaaaaaaatatgattattcttttttcaaaatcaCCATATATGTGTTAATCTAAAATTTAAGCTCATTCAAAGTATTCGGGTCGACTTAATTTTGATTGCCTGATGTTCAACAAATATCACGCACAGTTAATTCTTGCTTTGTAACACAGCTTTATTGGCCACAACCCCAGAACCCACTACCGTACCAACAACTGTAGCTACTACCACAGTAACAGATACCACAAGTAAGGGTTTTCTCTTTCAATCACGCCAGACTGGCAAAATATGACATTACCACGATTTAACTACAATATTAGTGCATATCTTTATCTTGCTAAAGCGCTTGTATCGAAAACAGAAATTATTTCGTTTCAAGAAGTTGATATAATTTATCACAATCAGCAAAAACAGTCaaactgaataataactaaggCTGTATCAGCTATTTAATTTATCACAGTTAAGCTTATAATAAAAGGCATTACGTTTTTAAACTAACGGCATGTAATTTATCAGTTCAAGAATCAACTACCGCACCAGTCACGAGTACCGTAGAAATCACTACAGTTCCAGAGAGCACAAGTAAGAACACACTTAATAATTTTCCACAACACTTTCAAACCAGATACGTTCTGTTACGAATCTGGAAAATTATGACTGAATATAACTAATATTCTGTAATTGGCAGCCAAAGAACTTACAACAGCACCTACATCCACTATAGATTCTACCACACAGACAGATTTCACAAGTAAGACACTTTCCTAGATGTGTCCCAGATCTGCGCATGCTAATGCGAATCTGgattatgtttaattaaaactattttaaatgtttataaCGTAAATAATAAAGGACCGGCAAAGCAATCGTATGattagaaaaacaaaattctgtAAAAAGCACGCACGCACATATAAACTTTAGCTAGGCTAAGTTACCAACCTTTTTCGAGCTGATTTCCGCGGCCATTAAGCTAATTTTTGAGATTGCTTTCTGGCCAGTTTTCAAACATACTCATATTGTTGATTTGATTTCCAGTGTTAACAACGCTGTCTAAATACGAAAGTACAAAAGTTGCTGACTCAACATGCGACGAGGTTCACTCAATAATCAGTCATTGCCATTGCATATTCAACGCGGATTACCGTGTTCCcgcgaaaataagactgggtcttatttcaattttcttctgaaaaatacCACTAAGGCTTATTTCTGGGGGATgccttatattttcatttatcaaaaacaaaataaaaaagtagagaataacgagattttgaaacatacaaaatataaatactagtatatatccatttacttataaataacacgtttttgtttaaaataactTCGAAACATAGATTGttattcatttaaaacgtgtaggaaatttcttgctatcgactaggttaAAAGAAATTTTGCGTTATTGACTACtggactaggtcttattttgaggGGAGGACttgtattaaaatcatttttaaaactcaggctaggtcttatatTCAGGGTAGGagtcggggaaacacggtagcaaCAATGGCCAATAGACGTCATAAAGCCTGCCAAGGCGTTCGAAAGCGCCGAGATGAAAATTATCATTGGGGACACACTTTGAAACGTTTaatctatatatatttcagtGTTTTATGGTAACATCTTGTCAACAAGCTTTGTAGCCGAGCTTTTTTTAGGTCCAACACATATCGTCAAATTTTCAGTCACTTATAtaatcatttataaaaaaaaaacgctcaattcaagtttattatttaaaaatatagccTCCACGATATCAGCAGACACTTCCCCTGAAGTAACAACTACTTCGCCGCAAACTACGGATTCTGATGTTTCAAGTAAGGATCAAAAATTTAAGTTAATACATGATGCATCCATATGGTAGTAATTTTAGATATCAGGTAAAGCTGCGATTGGGTGTGTAGTCACTATAATTGATCAACGCAATTGGCGATATGTGTTTGCAAATCTTTATGACGAACGTGTACAAACATTGTGCGctgtgaattaaataaaaacagtgaCGGTATATATCACTTTCTATTCAATAACAGCACAATCCACAGCCACGAAAGCCACTTTGTCTAGCACGTCACAGGCCGCGCCGACTGGTCCTACAACTTCTATAACCCCAGAGACTACAAGTATTGAAGTTGAAATAAGTAAGGAGTTATTTCACTAGTGAGCAATAGTCGCTTATTGGCAGTTCCAAAATGGTTGATCTTCCTCATAACATTACTGAGTAAAATGCCAAAGATAAACATGTATTTCATTCAAACGATG is from Styela clava chromosome 9, kaStyClav1.hap1.2, whole genome shotgun sequence and encodes:
- the LOC120339282 gene encoding uncharacterized protein LOC120339282 isoform X1 is translated as MYSTLLLWLPICICIHVYHANGAPCDKLPGDTSFDSGEVFENAPTGVIATTLGLEGSVGDFTLMLTGDLDKYFEAVGKEIKVKNGSALTRDDPKLKNPSRAERISISGSVQCYIGLSFEVNYAARIDMNYINKYNPTIISDDSKNQSEYVAVGAVIPFPINAGSEGSGDPSTDTNVFEISSQNPADIFNISDKGVLTLAKDLDYAKYKTHTINLLLKNTGLDNMGNDKTLAAAKTITIIIQDYDDLPPVFLPCDGDVCQPLYSLNINVGQSTGSLNVEPGPIEAKDGDIGINQDILYSFISGTPEDYATYLDINNVTGEVTLKTPIISPTTYTIAVKAQQTNRADRFAVTYLQAIATAKDEHPPTFSETSYSGGVVNDGSDILFVYKTGSTDLLQLVATDGDDANATIIFTTKDPTPYQISSEGYIFVRSSQLSTTRSTSSDLKIVAVNVYADTTSSNRESAPITVSIAVTEVTTQQTTEGTTEPITTEASTTVEPTTPVATTIPTTEPTTTFIDTTTVEPTTPAATTVPTTEPTTFIDSTTLLATTPEPTTVPTTVATTTVTDTTIQESTTAPVTSTVEITTVPESTTKELTTAPTSTIDSTTQTDFTTSTISADTSPEVTTTSPQTTDSDVSTQSTATKATLSSTSQAAPTGPTTSITPETTSIEVEITSTSVSGATETTKNLEETTRDGFTSKAGLHASTAPSSDLTSDFAVTGTSPFYDSSAVQSSASARSTQPTTRHYTNSISVSNTDTIPTDPNMTNKPNLETVTTQKHSDQTTRELSYTLGPIVDEVSMVPASTLYGVAAGLSVALFIAILAIIYLIWRLMKKDKDSKFDDDDEDNVSTSINGNAHMYENGAFTEHETSKEIDERPPPMMVTFTGNPPIIEPGEERDNINEETGSNHSSEADLLGNETEAMDFSAPQDPEYATVNKEENTEIHEEEPFGYDNMAEPDTAPKSDFEEELMQRQRQMVAPAVPVAAVLLNESMEDDVNPISDQERKNFRLSPEKIQEERIIKEDAVTTVKLVTLKGYGDDNGDVKAVLKSIDLSMATGTEEQSVRSQIATMEKLGELDHENILTYYGSYERDGYLHYATKYAENGCLQDKLRNSNVDANTRMHIMADIGRGLQYLHANNIVHGKLWGKSIMLDANNKPKLTDFQNDDSIVTDYGDMMRWQALEVNEQTSGRTAVSDVWSYGTVMWEIVSDGAVPYDGVPVFDLPTHMRENQLPKPKACSDSLFSIMTTCWNTDPKMRPDMYVINSNLSEKLLEDSNNLIGSQTSVRSSSSLSTRLFGDNKVRPDWSDHESKPSPDPPVARTTSAWV
- the LOC120339282 gene encoding uncharacterized protein LOC120339282 isoform X5, whose amino-acid sequence is MYSTLLLWLPICICIHVYHANGAPCDKLPGDTSFDSGEVFENAPTGVIATTLGLEGSVGDFTLMLTGDLDKYFEAVGKEIKVKNGSALTRDDPKLKNPSRAERISISGSVQCYIGLSFEVNYAARIDMNYINKYNPTIISDDSKNQSEYVAVGAVIPFPINAGSEGSGDPSTDTNVFEISSQNPADIFNISDKGVLTLAKDLDYAKYKTHTINLLLKNTGLDNMGNDKTLAAAKTITIIIQDYDDLPPVFLPCDGDVCQPLYSLNINVGQSTGSLNVEPGPIEAKDGDIGINQDILYSFISGTPEDYATYLDINNVTGEVTLKTPIISPTTYTIAVKAQQTNRADRFAVTYLQAIATAKDEHPPTFSETSYSGGVVNDGSDILFVYKTGSTDLLQLVATDGDDANATIIFTTKDPTPYQISSEGYIFVRSSQLSTTRSTSSDLKIVAVNVYADTTSSNRESAPITVSIAVTEVTTQQTTEGTTEPITTEASTTVEPTTPVATTIPTTEPTTTFIDTTTVEPTTPAATTVPTTEPTTFIDSTIQESTTAPVTSTVEITTVPESTTKELTTAPTSTIDSTTQTDFTNEVSMVPASTLYGVAAGLSVALFIAILAIIYLIWRLMKKDKDSKFDDDDEDNVSTSINGNAHMYENGAFTEHETSKEIDERPPPMMVTFTGNPPIIEPGEERDNINEETGSNHSSEADLLGNETEAMDFSAPQDPEYATVNKEENTEIHEEEPFGYDNMAEPDTAPKSDFEEELMQRQRQMVAPAVPVAAVLLNESMEDDVNPISDQERKNFRLSPEKIQEERIIKEDAVTTVKLVTLKGYGDDNGDVKAVLKSIDLSMATGTEEQSVRSQIATMEKLGELDHENILTYYGSYERDGYLHYATKYAENGCLQDKLRNSNVDANTRMHIMADIGRGLQYLHANNIVHGKLWGKSIMLDANNKPKLTDFQNDDSIVTDYGDMMRWQALEVNEQTSGRTAVSDVWSYGTVMWEIVSDGAVPYDGVPVFDLPTHMRENQLPKPKACSDSLFSIMTTCWNTDPKMRPDMYVINSNLSEKLLEDSNNLIGSQTSVRSSSSLSTRLFGDNKVRPDWSDHESKPSPDPPVARTTSAWV